In Garra rufa chromosome 14, GarRuf1.0, whole genome shotgun sequence, the genomic stretch acaattcagactttttttctcgcaactgagagtttatatctcacaatcctgacttttttttctcagaattgtgacataaacttggaattgcaaattataaagtcaaattttgagggtGAAaggagtttatagctcacaattctgacttaatatagCTATATAAACTAATTTAGACCTAGTCTCACAGACAGTGTAACAGTGTGCCATAGTGTAACtaggacatttgtgaccctgtaccacaaaaccagtcataaggttaaattttacaaaactgagatgtatacatcacatgtaagctcaataaataagctttctattgatatatggtttgttaggataggacaacatttggccgagatacatctatttgaatatctggaatctgagggtgcaaaaaaatcaaaatactgagaaaatcacctttaaagttgtccaaattaataatcaaaaattacattttaatagatttatagtaggaattttactaaaaatcttcatggaacatgatctttacttaatttcctaatgatttttgacataaaagaaaaatcaatcattttgacccatgcaatgtatttttggctattttcacaaatgtaccccagcgacttaagactggttttgtggtccagggtcacatttaaaggagaactccggtgtgatattgacctaaagtgtattgaatcatgataccgagtgtaaacgtaccttgcatatctcatctcgtcttgtccactgctgtccgaaatctggggtcagttagccgatgctcacaacagcttgtcaatgagatcaatggggcatcgaagcagtcatgtaaataaatcactgttttacgccatttacgaggcacaaagtagcgccacacttcatcggtagacttccaagggccccgacatttaaaacgcgacattgaaaactcataaaaagcaccggtagtttatttacgagaagatttatacagacagtaacggcaagaagtttagcggccgtcgccatcttgaatgtagtcacgttaagtcgagtgacgagcaggaaggaacgtatcaggttttcaacttatcaggttgtagtttccttcgtgctcgacattcgacttatcgtgactacattcaagatggcggcgatcgctAAACTCtgaagttactgtctgtataaatcttcttgtaaataaactaccggtgctttttatgagttttcaatgtcgcgttttaaatgtcggggcccttggaagtctaccgatgaagtgtggcactactttgtgcctcgtaaatggcgtaaaacagtgatttatttacatgactgcttcgatgccccattgatctcattgacaagctgttgtgagcatcggctaactgaccccagatttcggacagcagtggacaagacgagatgagatatgcaaggtacgtttacactcggtatcatgattcaatacactttaggtcaatatcacaccggagttctcctttaagtatttttttaatgtgccttggaaaaaacattactgtgtccatcttgagacaaaacaaaggcactgatatgttttaagatcagtcagtgcaaattTCTttgagttgaaacagctcagacttacattttagtctgcgactaggcttaagccttgttagTGAAACCGGGCGATAAAGATATAAACaattcgtaattctgagaaaaaaagcagaatggcaagataaaaagtcacaactaacattttttatttagtgccaGAAATGGGCTTCTATACTTGACTGTGTATAGTGTGTAGTAATTTGTGTTATACAGATATAGCAGCTGTATATTTTGGCTCTTGGCAGCATATGCTCTTGGTGAAACCCTAAGCTAATTTTAGTCTCTTAATCACGTTTTGCTCTTTGGCTTAGTAAGCTCAGTAACTGAGCATGCTGACTAGCTACTGAGCTACTACCTACAAAAGAAATCCCCCTCTGTCATTGTTCTATCAAGCGATTTATAGCTCTCTTATCTCCTCTGATTCAAACCTTTAGATTTGGTTTCCTGACGCCATCCAGTAGGAGCTCTGGTTCCCAGTCCTCCAGCCTTCCAACATCTAGCTCAACGTGGGAAATCATTGATCCAGAAGAGCAGGGAGGTGAGGAGGAGACACAGACCCTCAGCTCCTCTTAAGAACCATCACAACTGGGTTGAAAGAGAGAAGTTTAAAATATGTTCTTGATCTCATTTCAGTTTCAATCCAGAGAACAGACTACTCTTTGTATTTGGTTATACAAACATAGTATTTTAATAGCTGTTGCCTCAGTATAAAAAGCATTCTTTTGTTAATTTAGCCTGATGTTCACTCAGTGTCACCTGAAGATGAGGTCAGACTGTGTCAGttacatacatatttttaatgtttgtcatttactgttcaaaaatgtaggGTCAGTAAGAGTTTTAGAAAAAAGTCTTTtaatcaccaaggctgcattcgtTTGGCAAAAAACGCTGtgattttaaaataactattgttttattttaatatcatttaatAAGTAATTTCTTCCCTGTAAAGCTGAAGTTTACGCCAGTCCTTAGTGTCGcacagtccttcagaaatcattctaacacgCTGAtatggtgcttaagaaacatttcttcttattattacaGTTGCAAACGCTTGTGCTGCTTAATTGTATTTGTTAAAATTGTTATACATTtaatttaggattctttgatgaatataaatttgaaactaacaacttttatttcTGTACTGcagcttttgatcaatttattgcgtacctgctaaataaaagtaataatttcttaggaaaaaaaatggaaaaatcttactgaccccaaacttttgagcagaattGAGCTGTAAACCCACAACTGCGAGAtgcaaagtcacaattgtaagatataaacttgcaattctgagaaattaagttagaattatgagatataaacttgcaattcagatttttttctcacaattctgactttttctcagaactgatataaacccacaattgcgagatatgaagtcagaattgcgagataaaaacttgcaattctgagaaattatgactttatttcttgcaactgtgaatttatatctcacaattaagattttttttttttttgcaattctgacttttttagaattgtgagatataaagtccaattccgagggggaaaaaatacatattttcgcaattttgtgttataaagtcagatgtaaaatcacaattctgagacaataGTAGcatatacaccaccagtcaaaggtttttgaacagtaagattttaaatgtttttttttaaagaattatcttttgcccacaaagcctgcatttatttgatctaaaatacagcaaaagcagtaataatattgtgaaatatttttactaattaaaataactgctttctatttgaatatattttaaaatgtaattttttcaggattctttgatgaatagaaagatccaaagacagcatttatctgaaataaaaacttttGTGACATAATAAACTATACCAAtttctttcaattttttttgGAGGGGGAAAAGAAATTttagacattaatacttttatttagcaaggatgctttaaattgataaaaatgacgaTAAAGAGATTTATagtgttaaaaaagatttctattttttctgtttttctgaactttctttcatcaaagaaacttgaaaagattctactcagctgttttcaacataataataataaatgtttttttaccagcaaatcagaatattagaatgatttctgaaggatcatgggactggagtaatcatgctaaaaatgtagctttgaactcacaggaataaattacattttaaaatatattcaaatagcaatcagttattttaaatagtaaaaatatgtcaaacttttactgtttttgctgtactttgaataaaataaatgcaggcttggtgagcagaagagacttctttaaaaacaattaaaatcttactgttcaaaaacttttgactgatagtgtaaatGTTTAAAGGTTATCTGTCATTTTTCACTTTCTCCTATCTGAGTTTAATATGCAAAGACAACTGTTAGTAATACATTTTGTTGATTATCCAAAGAGTGTAAACTATGATTTTGTGGCACTTTTGTGGCAACATTGCCGTTTCAGCGCCCAACATGTTTACTTACGGCTTAACAAATGGCATGCATTTGGGCCAAGGCTACCTGTAATAAGCTGTTTATTGGGAAAATGACTTGAAAGGGTTTGAAAACAATCACTATTCTTGTCATTTCATGACTGCAGACTGATGCACTTAAAAACATGACAGTAATCTGCAGTGTTTTGATAATCATAATACACCTGCCATTATATTATAGATGTCTGGATAGAAACTACAAAGAATTATAGCAGCTATTTTTATAGAGAGTATATTTAATACAGATTTTAACCAAAGATACTGACATTGTATTGCCATCACTATCACACTGATCCTGTATGTCACTAGGGGGCATTAGAgtattttatattcattttctTCCAGtatattttcttataaaacattAGCTGTCCCTAAAAAGTATCTATTTTAAAGATATTaagcatgtttttaaataaaaatattttaatattgacaACCAACATATGATATTATGAATGTCCAGTCAGTTCTGTGGTGATTATGTCAACCTGATATTATAAAAGCATGTAAGAAAAAAGATGCATTGGTCaaaatttttattgtttaaaaattgtaTCATCATTTATTAATCCAAACCTACTTTTGCAGAACACAAACGATTATACTTGTtaagaaattatgacaaaatgtttcttttttggtGAACTACCTTTGAACGAGTTGATACTTTACCCTCTTCAGCCATTCATCTGATCAGAAGTATGTGTCACATGGctgttttgttaaaaaaagagGCAAAAATGTATGGACGTGATTCAAGTCTACTTGTATGAGTCTTAAGGTGTTCCCTGATTGAGAGGAAGTCTGTGTTTCCTTCTAAGGAAATCAGAGATAATGGGTGCCTTTAGCTGAATTCCATTTTCTTTAGCTGTCTGTGACTCATCCGTTTATCTTTAGACCTTTGGAAATAAAAGTTAACGAGTCTCATATTGACCTTTTACTAGTGTATTATATTTTAGTAAAAATGTTTGTTACTGGAAAAGTGCTGTGTGGCTAAATAAAATCCAGAGATGTTATTGTGacgtttgtgtgtgtgatttttgaCCTCTGAACAAAAAAGGCCGTCTTTAGTcagtgcaattttttttataattggtAAGGATGAGAAAATATTGGCCATTAAAAATACCCAACTCCTCCCTCAAAATTCTGGGCCTTGATTTCGTCTTTAAACAACCAGTGGCTTATTGAATTAGAGGAAGCTGGCTTTTCTTCCTCAGGAAACTTGCAGAGGAAACAAAGCGATTTGGAGAGCCCATTTTGCTATAGAGACTCGACTGGATCTTCTCTGTTCTAGAAGTACTGAACTAACCTGCACCGGTGCTGTGGTAGGAGTGGGGGTCCGGTTTTGGTCGGTCCGGAGGGGATGGACATCTTTCTGATCTCATTTGGACTGATATTCATGTGTGTCCAATGCTCAGCTCAGATACTCTCTCCAACCGGGAAAAACGTCTGCTTCAGTGTCAGGTACCGATGTGTCGTTATCTCAGATATTCCTTCaggaaaaataaaagtaaatgtgTCACTTTTATAGTATAGAGCTATAAAATGAACGTGGACCACATAGCCAAGATCATTTGATTGATCGTTACATAAAGTCTTTTTGAATCTGGTTTGAATTTGACATAAAATGTTTTGAGGGCATCTTGAGATATCCtttgaaactaaaaaaaaaggtgACAAAACTTAATTACTAAATTGTCTAGGATAAACAATTGATGTTTTTATAAGATGTCATTTGTAAATTGTCTTTTCTATGGGGTTTCTTAAGTTttaaaattgtgaccctggaccacaaaaccagtcttaagtagcatgagtatatttgtagtaataaccaaaaatatgggtcaaaattatatatttttcttttatgccaaaaatcataaggatagtaagtaaagatcatgttccatgatgatatttcgTAAAAAtgtttaccgtaaatatatcaaagcttagtAAGATTTggtttggacaacttttaaggtgatttcctcaatatttagatttatttttgcatcctcagattccagattttcaattagttttatctcagccaaatattgtcctatcctaacaaaacatacatcagtggaaagcttatttatttatcttataatctcaaaaatggacccttatgacgatttttgtggtccaggttcacaattGTATGTGTCCTTTTAACCtacaaacattttatttattatgtcaGTATATATTCAGTACATTATATTCTGTCTCAATAGGGATTATTCTCCCATATGTTGTTCTGGATGGGGCCAGAACGGTGATGAATGCACTGTTCGTGAGTATTGATTCCGTCTGTTCATGTactttaatacaaaattaaacgTTGTTTTATTGATGACACAACAAGCTTGCTTCCTGTGGCCCTGTTATTGTCAGCAATTTTAAGTTGCGGTTCCCTTTCGGACGGTCTCTGTGTTGTTGTCACTGACGCTATGGGTACTGTTGTTTTTCATGTATCTTTTTGTTTTCTCAGCCCTCTGTGAGGGAGAAAGAACCTGTCTGCAGGATGAAGTGTGTGTTTACCCTGGACTTTGTCGATGTAAACCTGGATTTTACGGGTACCAGTGCAAAACCCGTGAGTAATATCATTTATACAACCATTGAGGGTTACTGGTTTCAGGACTGCTTTTGCAGTTGTACAGCTGTGTTTGGACTTAAGGTTAAGCCATTCAAACAATACCACACGAGCAAGCCTGATATTGCTTTACATGAAACACATTGTGACTTACTTTTTAGATACAATTATGCCAGTTACTTTGTCTGTTTTGCCTCCTTCGAACAAcgtagttccaaacagctccaaAGCAGAATCAACCTTTAAGCTTTTTTTGAGCACGATTCACTGCTTCGAATTCGAAACGCGCGAAACACACaggcagtgttgccagacgtacgataattatcgtatttgtaccataattttgacctctgtacgatgtacgatcaataataccacaatgtacgataatttcagaattttgtgacaccatggtcgttgtaattatagagcttctattctcaaagatctagctgtgtggatcctacgtctacctgcatgattgtgaggagacgtgaacgtggcgttacgcatgtctttcatccgttcttacgtcttctcaaccaatatcatcgtggagaatggctctctcgcacgagcacaagttaacgttcctgtcgcacttaggtcagttgtttcaaaactgaggttgttagtttaacaataaagtatagaaaatgagtgctgaaaaggataaatagctgtaacatctagataaatatctttattttgaacgtttgactcaaatacgataattttctcccaaatacgataattttgagcttttggtacgatacttggacatttccaatctggcaacactgcacaCAGGCCACCTGCTGGTCAAAATGGCGCAATTCAACGAAAACTCATTCAAACATATACTGCCACCTTTTAAAAACCAATTGCAAATGTTTTCATAAAAGTACATCTATTAAATGTCCACGAAGACATATATAGTATTAAATATGAAGTTTATGTAAAATGTGTAGTGCTTTGTGTTAGGCTTCTACCTGGCAAACTATGCCAATTAGaagcatttataaaaatgaaccatttaaaataaaaaataaaaatgaacctaAACTATACAAATAACCGGAGATCATTTAAAACCATTAAATATTAGACAGTTAATCATGGTTTGAAATGTTGcctcattttattaaaataaatattatatattatattatgttaatattattatattcttttttttgttATCAAATTTTTATTGAGGTTTTGAAATTGTGACAGACCATACATAAACAATACAACCTAGACAGTCAATCAGCATATAACCATGAgtataaaaacaagaaaaaaatacctgaaaaataaataaataagaaattaaaCTGCAATAATTCCAAGTAATATTCTTAAAGCAAAtaacagaaaaatgtaaaaaaaaaagggggggggggggtaattaaATCCACCAAATAAACCGTACAGAAATACATGTAGCTATAAATGAACAGATAATAAgaaccataaataataataataatcaatcttAACATTCGTAAGAGTGCTGAAAGAGGTCTATATCAGTCAAAGAACCGACCAAAACAGCCCAAACGGGGAACATTAAactgcttcaaaaaaaaaaaaaagaaatgaaatgaaGAGAGGAAGTATCAAAGGGAAAGAGagaagaaataaaagtaaaaaaaaaaaggggggggggggggctggaACCAAAGTGAGAAGGGGGGAGGGTTCTCATTAATTTAGCATATTAAATCTTTAAGCTTCTCCAACCTTGCACCATGGATGCGTGCAGTGGACATCTCGAGATATACAATGTCTATAAATGTAAAAATCCAAAGAGGTTTGTTAAGAGAATGTGGAGGCTTCCACCTTATAGCAACAATTTTCTTAGCTGCTGTCAAACCAGCTAGAAATACTCGCTTCTGAATTTTGTTGAATCTCAGAGAAATCATTTAAAAGAAAAGTTGCATTatattctttaaatattaaaatttgaaATCTAAGACTTTGTCTCATATCAAAAGTAATAAAgcattttgttatttaaaaataaatgtcatttaCTGGATGAGAGGTACGCTACAATGTTCATTTACTGAAAACAGGTTAGACTAatcaattcttgggatttaagaatgttatcgttttgtaaaaatgagaatcgattaaaattgagaaattgctattttttttacccagccctagttgaTAATACAATATTGTGCACCTAGTTGATTATGGCTCTGAATTCTTTATTCACCACAGCTTGTCCTCCTGAATTTTGGGGGCCGGATTGCCGGGAGCTCTGTCCCTGTCACCCTCATGGACGCTGTGACCCAGTCACTGGTGAGTGCTCATGCCTGCCTAACCGCTGGGGCAACCTGTGCCAAAACAGCTGCAAATGTGGACGGCATGGGAAATGTGACCCTGTTTATGGCAACTGCACCTGTGAGGAGGGCTGGTGGACGTCCACTTGCTCCAAAGCCTGTCAGTGCCACCCTGCTACATCCACTTGTGAACAAGACACAGGACGCTGCCTGTGTTTCAAAGGCTACTGGGGCCAAAAGTGCAGCCTGCGATGCAACTGCTATGTGTCCCCTTGCCTGCAGCGCACAGGGGCCTGTCAGTGCCTGCATGGCTGGTGGGGTCCGTCCTGTGACCGCCGTTGCATTTGTAATCTTAGCTATGCCGACTGTGACATGCAAACTGGCACCTGTCTGTGCCACCCCGGTTACAAAGAGCCCTTCTGCAATGAGCCTTGTGACAGTGGAAAGTATGGCAGAGGCTGTACAAAGAGGTAAGTAAAAaggcaaaaataaagaaatagtttGGTTATGATTTTATACAGAGCACGTTTAACAATGATGAAGACATTATTATGTTACCATGAGCATTTTAACTTCATTTCTGTTCTTTTATCTGTTCATGTGTAGCTGTGGACACTGTGAAGGAGGCAGGTCTTGTTCTAAACAGGACGGCCTGTGTGATGCCTGTGCACCAGGTTGGAATGGGACTCGCTGTGACCAGCCCTGTCCTGCAGGTTATTATGGCCATCACTGCCGAGAGGTTTGTCCACATTGCAGAAACATGGACCCGTGTGATCCGGAAACTGGAGCGTGCTTGCACTGTGATCCTGGTTGGACTGGACCGAGGTACATATCTTTTGggattcatatatatatatatatatatatatatacaccgtGGCAAACTGCAGGGCAGTTAAAAATATCTGCACTTAATCACATTTAATAATAAACCTTTATACAGAACTAATTGAACTAAATAAGCAGCAACAAACAATGTGAAAAGTGTTGTCCGATTCACAAATCAAATTACTCATATAAGCTAGTACTTTTTAATGGAACAACAACATACAGCATGACTAGTGTAGAATGACTCCCAaactcttatgagctggttctttttttttagtgaatcaaaagcataCAGAATAACTagtagtctgattcatgaacaaatgaatcTTATGAACTggctctttttaatgaatcaacaaAAAATAGTGCAATCAGTGTCCTATTCACgaataaatgactcttatgagccggttcttttttgtgaatcaaaaaTATACATCATGACCAGCGTAGTCTGATTCATGAAGAAAtaactcttatgaactggttctttttagtgaatcaagaaAATACAATGCAATAAGTGTCCCATTCCtgaacaaattactcttatgagCCGTTTTTTTAGCGAATCAAAAATATACATCATGACCAGCATAGTCTGATTCATGAAAAAATGTCTCTTATGAGCCGGTCCTGTTTAGTGAATCAACAAAATACAGTGCAATCAGTGTCCCATTCACAAATAAATGACTCtttgagtcagttctttttagtgaatcaaaaatatacagcatgaccagcgtagtctgattcataaacaaatgactcttatgaaccgctTCTGTTTAGTGAATCAACAAAATGTAGTACAACCAGTGTCccattcatgaacaaatgactctttgagtcggttcttttttgtgaatcaaaaatatacagcATGACCAGCGTAGTCTAATTCATGGACAAATGACTTTTATGAACtgcttctttttagtgaatcaacaaAATATTTTACAACCAGTGTCccattcatgaacaaatgactcttatgagctggttctttttagtgaatcaaaaataaaCATTATGACCAGCGTagactgattcatgaacaaaaaactcttatgagccagttctctttagtgaatcagaaacatgcATCATAACCAGTGTATTTATAAATGACTTTTTGAGTCTgttctttttattgaatcaaaaaaatACATCACGACCAGTGCAGTCTGATTGTTAAACAAATGACTTGTTAAACAAATGACTTTTCGGTGAATCAACAAAACACAGCACAGCTAGTATCCCATTTATCTGTTTAATGAATAGTTCTAAAAGATGAGTTACAGGTTTAAATCAGCCTGAAACACTGCATGGCGTAATTCACAGCATATTttcaatatttcatatttaaaggaaccgtatgtaagaaatttatgtcagttaatcataaaatggccctgacatgtcactagacattaagaaatcatgttcatttcaaatacttatatcactgacaacagtggtccggccaggatattgtcatttaaaagtgagagttgcagccctcaactgatgttattgttgtcgttttgtgttttggtctgaggctccaccctccagctatctactaatcacgaagtcagtagagttttgtgatctgggttgccagctctgttacggCTGCAGCCGAACgtgtcagataaaacatgtataacgttacgaaacctaaaagcctcgttatgaatccgaaatacgtcgtgacaaagtccgaaataaaacaaggattggtataggagatgcctttgaaagatggagacggctgaaaacggagaagaatttgaagatagatgccaacgttgcttattttctcctggacatgtaagattcatctatgtttggctaactttgcttccgtacacagtggatttcccacggtcggccgtgctaaatgcgtatcataaaaagctttatatcgcaccactagcagggtatgaaaacaatctatgttccgactgaaatgtggtattacagtacatctttgcgaaatatttggctaatcgccatctgtaaatttttgcgatacataattacttcgcaaaacatctcttgtgaagcataaacataattaatagaagaaaaacaaattactgtgtaggactcgtcacttgccattggaagctccttgtagcagcctactcctgcagcttagctgcctggcaacctcgagtcagggggggagcgggaggggatacacgttctacagtattttgaaagtgattgcagtaccagttttggccacaatcctacatacggttcctttaagaaaAATTCCCGTTACAActgaaaagtacaaaaaaaaaaaatgaataggaACTGAATCATGACATGAATCAAATTGAgcgcttgtgaatcagaattgaACTATTTGGAAAATatgcatatatattttatttcttctgTGTATAATTGAACCTGCTTAGATTTCGACACAGGGCTGTTTACTATCTATTATCCTTTTAAATTTGGACTTCTCCCTTTCTGCAGATGCGACAAACCCTGCACAGATGGTAGATACGGAGATGGCTGTCGCTTCCTGTGTAAAACCTGCCATCACGGCCACTGCAACCACGTGACAGGAAGTTGCATTTGTCTTCCTGGCTTCCAGGGTGAGAGGTGAGGGTACAATAGTATTTATAGCTTGTTTTTTAACTTGCTGCAAGAGTCAAATAAGTGTCCTTCACTGTTCAATCTCTGTTGTAGCTGCAACAGCACATGTCCTCCTAACCTGTATGGCATCAACTGCTCCTCCACATGTGACTGTGGGAACCATGCCTGCCATCCAGCCACAGGAGCTTGTCCAAACAGTATGTCCAGACACTACATTTGATTTTCACAGCTGGTATCCGTATCCCCCTCATCCGTTTTCGTATTTGTCTGCTAGGTAGCAGGGCAGGTCTATTAGCAGGGCTTTTGATCCCCTTGTGCATTTTAATACTCGCCTTGCtgttctgctgctgctgctgtgggCGGCCCGTCGAAGCGAAGGAAGGGTATGGATTTGCTATTTGGaagctaatataatataaaatgcattattatttagCAAACAATAAGAACAATTATGTCCTCTAGAGTGGTGGTTGGAGATGGCAGCCCTGCGGTCCGCATGAAGCATCATGTTTATACTGTGCTGGCCAACATGGGTTCAGCAATGCCCTGCATTACCCTTTGGTCATCCGGTTTGCCCAGGGTTACAGGTAATGAGCCTATTTTTATTTGCAGCTGTCACTGAGAAACATAAGAAAGGGAGATTGTGTTTTGTTGAACATAAGTGGACTTTTAACGTTCTCCGCTGTTTTCAGTCTCTCATCATGATCCTGAGCTCACGTTTAACCACAGCTTCATTGAGCAGCCATCGTCCGGCTGGGTGTCTGATTCATTTGAAACTGATGAGGAAGGAGAGGCTGTCTACTGTGAACCACCCAGGGAAGGTACATTATATTTC encodes the following:
- the scarf1 gene encoding scavenger receptor class F member 1 — its product is MDIFLISFGLIFMCVQCSAQILSPTGKNVCFSVRDYSPICCSGWGQNGDECTVPLCEGERTCLQDEVCVYPGLCRCKPGFYGYQCKTPCPPEFWGPDCRELCPCHPHGRCDPVTGECSCLPNRWGNLCQNSCKCGRHGKCDPVYGNCTCEEGWWTSTCSKACQCHPATSTCEQDTGRCLCFKGYWGQKCSLRCNCYVSPCLQRTGACQCLHGWWGPSCDRRCICNLSYADCDMQTGTCLCHPGYKEPFCNEPCDSGKYGRGCTKSCGHCEGGRSCSKQDGLCDACAPGWNGTRCDQPCPAGYYGHHCREVCPHCRNMDPCDPETGACLHCDPGWTGPRCDKPCTDGRYGDGCRFLCKTCHHGHCNHVTGSCICLPGFQGESCNSTCPPNLYGINCSSTCDCGNHACHPATGACPNSSRAGLLAGLLIPLCILILALLFCCCCCGRPVEAKEGVVVGDGSPAVRMKHHVYTVLANMGSAMPCITLWSSGLPRVTVSHHDPELTFNHSFIEQPSSGWVSDSFETDEEGEAVYCEPPREDVLTVAGGELQELNSKCNFFPDPSTFSSEDMSQDFGIPRTSSIAKSKRPSVSFAEGTKFTPKERRSSTQDLPGNIRKPKAWGVLMISALQGGQSNHSETETEKEDKNNEENISSEEQAAASETSQTDSEKYSSGPPRTHLTVPSGRRRTLSNTRKNAQPSDSGQDADSEKLTTVYVTVGKTQKMAKQEPPSEGPVQAVLRRLGSLQRQREEGAQPKGRGQAIAKPPRRKLGARASAWEQATGSNQSEVVMRKPSRRKHNSLSSPCTVGATDFSQENSTPKRPLSSILKSVPESDTLHSLEVEQDSEVVCETDTLTEHTYETVAPSDWVSTSSEIIINETVVDQAENEPNYENVYVNHS